One part of the Magallana gigas chromosome 5, xbMagGiga1.1, whole genome shotgun sequence genome encodes these proteins:
- the LOC105340662 gene encoding zinc finger protein Aiolos — protein MSVNSLLTLDTEPALSVQITPKIEPPSPPPESEDSSSYHSTSKAPSNEEIENAFHCIVKKTAVSPSDAVEGSLKVVTKYMCRFCARQFESAEDMKQHIASHNRPGRASKHACYVCGKTYSTPSKLQRHVRVHSGERPYPCNVCGRRFTRSDHVKQHLKTHLPQREKNNCRICSTKFNTRQGLYNHLQQTHNIDKIFTCSKCGEAFDDPEKLKSHKVSHDKLQQPEVTESADIEGAMLIPNSMSPKLAEGENLMVIGLAKFSCNTEIVRDLEEEIDDDSNDGRSPPRSAAKRKINWTNGNEDDMDTDSADKVLNDAGTIDTDGTMYISPELMEKFIKSEPVDEYEDTNQALANQDGFQNAGISVHSSDSKFVKDMWQNNAESEVEDKKPTVDESETAIHFSTGTKSIGNGRKVTEIMVYPKTGAKVTSYSEPITSQTLADQAKIKIGPASFKAAQQRKKIQMNYPYPRNSFKQIVKTLGMDTSAVQVEQRKVAEKKQDSSEPPAALAGKRTWKCEHCSIYFEDCSMSLLHSALHDADEQDPFTCRKCLKKLGNRLEFTAHLIWHLEPSMDG, from the coding sequence ATGTCTGTCAACTCACTTTTAACCTTGGATACAGAACCAGCACTGTCTGTTCAAATTACGCCCAAGATAGAacccccctctccccctccgGAATCAGAGGACAGCAGCAGTTATCATTCAACAAGTAAAGCTCCAAGCAATGAGGAGATTGAAAATGCATTCCACTGCATTGTCAAAAAGACAGCTGTGTCACCCAGCGATGCAGTGGAAGGCAGTCTAAAAGTTGTCACCAAGTACATGTGTAGGTTTTGTGCTCGCCAGTTTGAGTCGGCTGAAGACATGAAGCAGCATATAGCAAGTCACAACCGCCCCGGTCGAGCATCAAAGCATGCTTGTTATGTGTGTGGAAAGACCTATTCTACTCCATCCAAACTTCAGCGCCATGTGCGAGTTCACAGCGGCGAGCGCCCTTACCCCTGCAACGTTTGCGGAAGACGGTTCACAAGGTCGGACCATGTTAAACAACATCTCAAAACGCATTTGCCGCAGAGGGAAAAGAACAATTGCCGAATTTGCAGCACAAAGTTTAATACACGTCAAGGTCTCTATAACCATCTGCAGCAAACGCACAATATTGATAAGATTTTCACTTGTAGCAAGTGCGGAGAAGCTTTTGATGACCCAGAAAAGTTGAAGTCCCACAAAGTCAGTCACGATAAGCTTCAGCAACCTGAAGTGACAGAATCCGCTGACATTGAGGGTGCAATGCTCATTCCAAATAGTATGTCCCCAAAACTTGCTGAGGGTGAGAACTTGATGGTGATTGGCTTGGCTAAATTTAGTTGTAATACAGAGATTGTCAGAGATTTGGAAGAGGAAATTGATGATGATTCAAATGATGGCAGAAGTCCTCCGAGATCAGCTGCAAAGCGAAAGATTAATTGGACCAACGGAAATGAGGATGATATGGATACCGATTCTGCGgataaagttttaaatgatGCAGGAACCATTGATACAGATGGAACAATGTATATATCACCAGAGCTTATGGAAAAGTTTATAAAGAGTGAACCAGTAGATGAATATGAGGACACTAATCAGGCACTAGCAAATCAAGATGGATTCCAGAATGCTGGTATATCTGTCCACTCATCTGACTCTAAGTTTGTGAAAGACATGTGGCAAAACAATGCAGAATCAGAAGTTGAGGACAAAAAACCAACTGTAGATGAAAGCGAAACAGCTATACACTTTAGTACTGGTACTAAAAGTATTGGCAATGGGAGAAAGGTGACGGAAATTATGGTTTATCCAAAGACTGGGGCTAAGGTTACCAGCTATTCTGAACCCATTACATCTCAAACTCTAGCTGATCAAGCCAAGATAAAAATAGGCCCAGCCAGCTTCAAGGCTGCCCAACAAAGGAAGAAAATTCAGATGAACTATCCTTATCCGCGGAACTCATTCaaacaaattgtaaaaacacTGGGCATGGATACCAGTGCTGTACAAGTGGAACAAAGGAAGGTTGCTGAGAAGAAACAAGATTCTTCGGAACCTCCAGCTGCATTGGCAGGAAAAAGAACGTGGAAGTGTGAACACTGCAGTATATATTTCGAGGACTGTTCCATGAGCTTGCTCCACAGCGCCCTGCATGACGCAGATGAACAAGACCCATTCACCTGCAGGAAGTGTCTCAAGAAACTCGGAAATCGTCTGGAATTCACAGCCCATTTAATCTGGCATTTAGAGCCCTCCATGGATGGATGA
- the LOC105340663 gene encoding uncharacterized protein isoform X3 produces MELMEKLHEELSKGNFVKMRAALEQKGEFKGAYIERFEKGIVMAVGFDDIQALESVWKLHSTEKMNGLIQDLLINQALLKKLQATRIVLTTRMFEDEYTNCKNELLSRSMQRISIKTKQHDMELLQKLKNFQNQFNDDVQILQETEANFGKKLGEFMMVAKQILPVNMLKIKTVKEFETIVKVAKGTPRAAKKLEIIDKYFDIVKKLRSVLTEIEAAVCLPLLQMHKVCETERQREVKPQIQTLAKETLQKLRADADLQKVSHPGWGKRLLKSEHDLFLGLLSLVPIGTEAAFDINCLLDEYINDFPL; encoded by the exons ATGGAGTTGATGGAGAAGCTACACGAAGAACTGAGCAAGGGCAATTTCGTCAAAATGCGAGCAGCCCTTGAACAGAAAGGAGAATTTAAGGGGGCGTACATTGAGCGATTCGAAAAGG GTATCGTAATGGCTGTTGGATTTGATGACATACAGGCTTTGGAAAGTGTCTGGAAACTTCACTCGACCGAGAAGATGAATGGATTGATACAGGACCTTCTGATTAACCAGGCACTATTGAAAAAGCTCCAGGCGACTCGAATCGTCTTGACAACCAGAATGTTTGAAGACGAATACACGAACTGCAAGAATGAACTGCTTAGTCGTTCGATGCAAAGGATTAGCATTAAAACAAAAC aacaCGACATGGAGCTTCTTCAGAAACTTAAAAACTTTCAGAATCAATTCAACGACGACGTTCAAATTCTTCAAGAGACAGAGGCCAACTTCGGCAAGAAACTTGGGGAGTTCATGATGGTAGCTAAGCAAATCCTTCCGGTGAACATGCTCAAAATAAAAACGGTGAAAGAATTCGAGACCATCGTCAAAGTAGCAAAGGGGACTCCTCGAGCGGCGAAGAAACTGGAAATcattgacaaatattttgacatCGTAAAGAAGCTGAGAAGCGTATTGACAGAGATAGAGGCAGCTGTGTGTTTGCCCCTTCTACAAATGCACAAAGTTTGCGAAACCGAGAGACAACGAGAGGTGAAACCCCAAATCCAAACCCTGGCCAAAGAGACCCTACAGAAGCTACGCGCAGACGCAGACCTGCAGAAAGTGTCCCACCCCGGTTGGGGGAAACGTCTTCTCAAATCCGAACATGATCTATTTTTGGGACTCTTATCTCTGGTTCCCATAGGAACCGAGGCAGCGTTTGATATCAATTGTCTCCTTGATGAATATATAAACGACTTTCCACTTTAG
- the LOC105340663 gene encoding uncharacterized protein isoform X2: protein MEKDASRAFFKRQEGEVGVYITVYDATAANPKAYGSEHFYFMELMEKLHEELSKGNFVKMRAALEQKGEFKGAYIERFEKGIVMAVGFDDIQALESVWKLHSTEKMNGLIQDLLINQALLKKLQATRIVLTTRMFEDEYTNCKNELLSRSMQRISIKTKQHDMELLQKLKNFQNQFNDDVQILQETEANFGKKLGEFMMVAKQILPVNMLKIKTVKEFETIVKVAKGTPRAAKKLEIIDKYFDIVKKLRSVLTEIEAAVCLPLLQMHKVCETERQREVKPQIQTLAKETLQKLRADADLQKVSHPGWGKRLLKSEHDLFLGLLSLVPIGTEAAFDINCLLDEYINDFPL from the exons ATGGAGAAGGACGCTTCCAGGGCGTTTTTTAAGAGACAAGAAG gtGAGGTTGGGGTCTACATCACTGTGTACGATGCCACGGCCGCTAACCCCAAGGCCTACGGCTCGGAACATTTCTACTTCATGGAGTTGATGGAGAAGCTACACGAAGAACTGAGCAAGGGCAATTTCGTCAAAATGCGAGCAGCCCTTGAACAGAAAGGAGAATTTAAGGGGGCGTACATTGAGCGATTCGAAAAGG GTATCGTAATGGCTGTTGGATTTGATGACATACAGGCTTTGGAAAGTGTCTGGAAACTTCACTCGACCGAGAAGATGAATGGATTGATACAGGACCTTCTGATTAACCAGGCACTATTGAAAAAGCTCCAGGCGACTCGAATCGTCTTGACAACCAGAATGTTTGAAGACGAATACACGAACTGCAAGAATGAACTGCTTAGTCGTTCGATGCAAAGGATTAGCATTAAAACAAAAC aacaCGACATGGAGCTTCTTCAGAAACTTAAAAACTTTCAGAATCAATTCAACGACGACGTTCAAATTCTTCAAGAGACAGAGGCCAACTTCGGCAAGAAACTTGGGGAGTTCATGATGGTAGCTAAGCAAATCCTTCCGGTGAACATGCTCAAAATAAAAACGGTGAAAGAATTCGAGACCATCGTCAAAGTAGCAAAGGGGACTCCTCGAGCGGCGAAGAAACTGGAAATcattgacaaatattttgacatCGTAAAGAAGCTGAGAAGCGTATTGACAGAGATAGAGGCAGCTGTGTGTTTGCCCCTTCTACAAATGCACAAAGTTTGCGAAACCGAGAGACAACGAGAGGTGAAACCCCAAATCCAAACCCTGGCCAAAGAGACCCTACAGAAGCTACGCGCAGACGCAGACCTGCAGAAAGTGTCCCACCCCGGTTGGGGGAAACGTCTTCTCAAATCCGAACATGATCTATTTTTGGGACTCTTATCTCTGGTTCCCATAGGAACCGAGGCAGCGTTTGATATCAATTGTCTCCTTGATGAATATATAAACGACTTTCCACTTTAG
- the LOC105340663 gene encoding uncharacterized protein isoform X1, which yields MAVARQKLKTNGSEMEKDASRAFFKRQEGEVGVYITVYDATAANPKAYGSEHFYFMELMEKLHEELSKGNFVKMRAALEQKGEFKGAYIERFEKGIVMAVGFDDIQALESVWKLHSTEKMNGLIQDLLINQALLKKLQATRIVLTTRMFEDEYTNCKNELLSRSMQRISIKTKQHDMELLQKLKNFQNQFNDDVQILQETEANFGKKLGEFMMVAKQILPVNMLKIKTVKEFETIVKVAKGTPRAAKKLEIIDKYFDIVKKLRSVLTEIEAAVCLPLLQMHKVCETERQREVKPQIQTLAKETLQKLRADADLQKVSHPGWGKRLLKSEHDLFLGLLSLVPIGTEAAFDINCLLDEYINDFPL from the exons atgGCAGTTGCCCGTCAAAAACTGAAGACCAACGGTTCGGAAATGGAGAAGGACGCTTCCAGGGCGTTTTTTAAGAGACAAGAAG gtGAGGTTGGGGTCTACATCACTGTGTACGATGCCACGGCCGCTAACCCCAAGGCCTACGGCTCGGAACATTTCTACTTCATGGAGTTGATGGAGAAGCTACACGAAGAACTGAGCAAGGGCAATTTCGTCAAAATGCGAGCAGCCCTTGAACAGAAAGGAGAATTTAAGGGGGCGTACATTGAGCGATTCGAAAAGG GTATCGTAATGGCTGTTGGATTTGATGACATACAGGCTTTGGAAAGTGTCTGGAAACTTCACTCGACCGAGAAGATGAATGGATTGATACAGGACCTTCTGATTAACCAGGCACTATTGAAAAAGCTCCAGGCGACTCGAATCGTCTTGACAACCAGAATGTTTGAAGACGAATACACGAACTGCAAGAATGAACTGCTTAGTCGTTCGATGCAAAGGATTAGCATTAAAACAAAAC aacaCGACATGGAGCTTCTTCAGAAACTTAAAAACTTTCAGAATCAATTCAACGACGACGTTCAAATTCTTCAAGAGACAGAGGCCAACTTCGGCAAGAAACTTGGGGAGTTCATGATGGTAGCTAAGCAAATCCTTCCGGTGAACATGCTCAAAATAAAAACGGTGAAAGAATTCGAGACCATCGTCAAAGTAGCAAAGGGGACTCCTCGAGCGGCGAAGAAACTGGAAATcattgacaaatattttgacatCGTAAAGAAGCTGAGAAGCGTATTGACAGAGATAGAGGCAGCTGTGTGTTTGCCCCTTCTACAAATGCACAAAGTTTGCGAAACCGAGAGACAACGAGAGGTGAAACCCCAAATCCAAACCCTGGCCAAAGAGACCCTACAGAAGCTACGCGCAGACGCAGACCTGCAGAAAGTGTCCCACCCCGGTTGGGGGAAACGTCTTCTCAAATCCGAACATGATCTATTTTTGGGACTCTTATCTCTGGTTCCCATAGGAACCGAGGCAGCGTTTGATATCAATTGTCTCCTTGATGAATATATAAACGACTTTCCACTTTAG